A single genomic interval of Hevea brasiliensis isolate MT/VB/25A 57/8 chromosome 4, ASM3005281v1, whole genome shotgun sequence harbors:
- the LOC110657721 gene encoding probable sodium/metabolite cotransporter BASS1, chloroplastic translates to MLSSLSSSSTGANNLRFSTNTGLYSSYVSRKQLCRCPFTSSARSFPKLQVQSLPPNQPKVIPPLSLLPRPKRPTFLIRCGISSDNLGASNEKSFREWIEVVGEAISTAFPIWVSLVCLLALVKPSSFNWVTPKWTILGISLTMLGMGMTLTFDDLRTAFAMPKELMSGFVLQYSVMPISGFLVSKLLNLPSHYAAGLILVGCCPGGTASNIVIYIARGNVALSVLMTAASTLAAVIMTPFLTAKLAGQFVAVDAAGLLISTMQVVLLPVLAGAFLNQYFQGLVKFVSPLMPPIAVATVAVLCGNAIAQSASSILMSGKQVVLAASLLHASGFFFGYVLARVLGLDVASSRTISIEVGMQNSVLGVVLATQHFGNPLTAVPCAVSSVCHSVFGSVLAGIWRQSLPTQNKD, encoded by the exons ATGTTGTCGTCACTTTCGTCCTCTAGCACGGGAGCCAATAATCTCAGATTCTCAACCAACACAGGTCTCTACTCAAGCTATGTGTCTAGAAAACAACTCTGTCGTTGCCCTTTCACTTCCTCTGCTAGATCATTTCCTAAACTTCAAGTTCAGTCACTCCCACCAAATCAACCCAAAGTGATCCCACCCCTTAGTCTACTTCCCAGACCCAAAAGACCAACCTTTCTTATTCGTTGTGGCATTTCATCAGATAACTTAGGCGCCAGTAATGAGAAAAGTTTTAGGGAGTGGATTGAGGTGGTAGGCGAGGCAATATCTACAGCATTTCCTATATGGGTATCGTTGGTTTGCTTGTTGGCGCTCGTAAAGCCCAGCTCTTTCAATTGGGTCACCCCGAAATGGACCATTCTTGGCATTTCTCTCACCATGCTTGGAATGGGCATGACACTTACCTTCGATGATCTTAGGACCGCTTTCGCTATGCCTAAAGAGCTTATGTCTGGTTTCGTGCTTCAGTACTCG GTGATGCCAATATCTGGGTTTTTGGTGAGCAAGCTCTTAAATCTGCCTTCACATTATGCAGCTGGTCTAATATTGGTTGGTTGCTGCCCTGGTG GAACAGCAAGCAACATAGTGATTTACATTGCACG CGGAAATGTGGCACTCTCAGTATTGATGACAGCAGCAAGCACTTTAGCAGCTGTG ATTATGACCCCATTTCTTACAGCCAAACTGGCTGGACAATTTGTTGCAGTAGATGCAGCTGGACTGCTAATATCAACCATGCAG GTTGTGCTTCTTCCTGTTCTGGCTGGTGCATTTCTAAATCAGTATTTCCAAGGCCTGGTTAAATTTGTATCACCCCTGATGCCACCTATTGCTGTGGCAACTGTTGCTGTTCTATGCGGAAATGCAATTGCCCAGAGTGCTTCATCAATCCTCATGTCTGGTAAACAAGTGGTGCTTGCTGCATCTCTACTTCATGCATCTGGCTTTTTCTTTGGATATGTGCTTGCAAGAGTGCTTGGACTTGATGTGGCATCATCACGGACCATCTCCATTGAGGTTGGGATGCAG AACTCGGTGCTTGGAGTCGTTCTAGCAACTCAGCACTTCGGAAACCCACTGACTGCAGTACCGTGTGCTGTTTCCAGTGTATGTCACTCGGTCTTCGGTAGTGTCCTGGCTGGAATTTGGAGACAGAGTCTGCCTACTCAAAATAAGGATTGA